One stretch of Bordetella avium DNA includes these proteins:
- a CDS encoding type II and III secretion system protein family protein, whose amino-acid sequence MSLTLSGVRLLLALSGLTLLSPAYSAARTQHELVLEVGETRVLDAPGVTRIAVGSGQVVQAQAVDGKEVILFARKEGVSSVHVWRGQSGVRAYALRVMPAGFGHIRAEVEQLLAAMPALRLSVVGHHLVIEGSGLPDHDKQRISALAQRYPEVLDLTGDVGWEQMVLLDVQVVELPRARLTELGMHWSMGAEGSHPVRSHAGVWGSLQWSGAAIGARLQALAQRGEAVFLARPRLLARSGSAASFLAGGEVPYRGAESEASTVFKPYGVSLKITPRIDPRGTIRSHIEVESSSIDPTLTVPAGPAMRTRRAETEFNVPSGQTLVLGGFLGRELSSETRGVPWLSDIPVLGLLFGERRQQNRDTELAIFVTPTIVRPDDPALAREARRGRQVLQQAFPEAPEMLSELRADDWSQPGASGSQWSDQEP is encoded by the coding sequence ATGAGTCTGACTTTGAGCGGGGTTCGTCTGCTGTTGGCCTTATCAGGGCTGACGCTGCTGTCGCCAGCGTATTCCGCTGCCCGAACCCAGCACGAGCTGGTGTTGGAGGTCGGTGAAACCCGTGTGCTGGATGCGCCGGGCGTGACACGTATCGCCGTGGGCAGCGGGCAGGTGGTGCAAGCGCAGGCCGTAGATGGCAAAGAGGTCATTCTGTTTGCCCGTAAAGAGGGTGTGTCTTCGGTGCATGTCTGGAGGGGGCAGAGCGGTGTCAGGGCTTATGCGCTGCGCGTCATGCCGGCAGGCTTTGGCCATATTCGGGCAGAGGTTGAGCAGTTACTCGCCGCCATGCCGGCTTTGCGGCTCAGTGTGGTGGGCCACCATCTGGTGATTGAAGGCAGCGGTCTGCCCGATCACGACAAGCAGCGTATCAGCGCCTTGGCACAACGCTATCCCGAGGTCCTCGATCTCACTGGAGATGTCGGTTGGGAGCAGATGGTCTTGCTGGATGTTCAGGTGGTGGAGTTGCCGCGCGCTCGCCTGACGGAACTGGGCATGCATTGGAGCATGGGTGCAGAGGGCAGTCATCCTGTCCGGTCCCATGCGGGTGTCTGGGGGAGTCTGCAATGGTCGGGCGCGGCTATCGGGGCACGCTTGCAGGCGCTGGCGCAGCGGGGCGAGGCCGTATTTCTCGCGCGTCCTAGGCTGCTGGCGCGCAGCGGCTCGGCCGCTTCCTTCCTGGCCGGGGGCGAGGTTCCGTATCGGGGCGCCGAGAGTGAGGCGAGCACGGTGTTTAAGCCTTATGGCGTGTCACTCAAGATTACGCCGCGTATCGATCCGCGCGGCACCATACGTTCGCATATTGAGGTCGAGTCCAGCTCCATCGACCCGACCTTGACCGTTCCAGCCGGGCCCGCCATGCGCACGCGCCGTGCCGAAACCGAGTTCAATGTGCCGTCCGGGCAAACATTGGTGCTGGGTGGATTTCTTGGGCGCGAATTGTCGAGCGAGACCAGGGGGGTGCCCTGGCTGAGCGATATTCCCGTGCTGGGCCTGTTGTTTGGCGAGCGTCGCCAGCAAAACCGCGACACGGAGCTCGCTATCTTCGTTACCCCGACCATCGTCCGGCCAGACGATCCCGCCCTGGCCCGCGAGGCGCGGCGGGGCAGGCAGGTATTGCAGCAGGCGTTTCCTGAAGCGCCGGAGATGCTGTCCGAGCTTCGGGCGGACGACTGGAGCCAGCCCGGCGCATCGGGATCGCAATGGTCTGATCAGGAGCCATGA
- the cpaB gene encoding Flp pilus assembly protein CpaB, with product MTDESSTASMSFLRRLWAHWSQTYGVWLLALFAALGAAWAAHLHIQAKERDLQHRNQVVMVTRLVAWADLEAGQLLTEDDIASREIPKNWAPHQSLSPEQTGLLIGSRLKVPVMAGQPILQADIEFVSPGTAARLGVGKRALTLPVRELADMPPDMREGDRLDIYVSLTHHDKRLTLPLLQNGKVLAAPGPESAQVVLEADAQDVTRVIAARQAGSLTLALRSPEDAAYPAHDEPGGALADILGLAEEGDAGVPVLYGDESNDVPTLEAQ from the coding sequence ATGACTGACGAGTCCAGCACGGCGTCTATGTCTTTTCTGCGTAGGCTGTGGGCTCATTGGAGCCAGACATACGGCGTATGGTTGCTCGCGCTGTTCGCTGCGCTGGGCGCGGCCTGGGCCGCTCACTTGCATATTCAAGCTAAGGAGCGCGATTTGCAGCATCGTAACCAGGTCGTCATGGTGACGCGTCTGGTCGCATGGGCCGATCTGGAGGCCGGGCAGCTTTTGACTGAGGACGATATCGCCTCGCGCGAAATCCCTAAGAATTGGGCTCCCCACCAATCCTTATCACCCGAACAGACAGGTTTGCTCATAGGCAGTCGTCTCAAGGTGCCCGTCATGGCAGGACAGCCGATTCTGCAGGCCGACATCGAGTTCGTCTCGCCGGGTACGGCGGCTCGGTTAGGCGTGGGCAAACGGGCGCTGACCTTGCCTGTGCGCGAGCTGGCCGACATGCCCCCCGATATGCGTGAGGGCGATCGCCTGGACATCTATGTTTCGCTTACGCACCATGATAAGCGGCTGACCCTACCTCTATTGCAAAACGGCAAAGTGCTGGCTGCGCCGGGCCCGGAATCTGCTCAGGTGGTGTTGGAGGCTGATGCGCAGGATGTCACAAGAGTGATCGCAGCGCGTCAGGCCGGTTCTTTGACCCTCGCCCTACGCTCCCCGGAAGACGCAGCGTATCCAGCCCATGATGAGCCCGGAGGCGCGCTCGCCGACATTCTCGGCTTGGCTGAGGAGGGTGACGCAGGGGTTCCCGTTCTGTATGGCGATGAGAGCAATGATGTGCCGACGCTGGAGGCCCAATGA
- a CDS encoding Hsp20/alpha crystallin family protein, with protein MKSRDFSSWIWGDALALLHHAERLQRQVLRSTHPKAHAWEPPVDIVESTDAVQVIVALPGVRPDDVVVRFDPQGITVTGLRPVPAAHNTRIHQLEIPYGQFLRRINLPLHALEPGTPQLANGCLLLTLNKLREIP; from the coding sequence ATGAAATCGCGCGACTTTTCTTCCTGGATCTGGGGTGATGCGCTAGCGCTTTTGCACCATGCGGAACGCCTGCAGCGTCAGGTTCTGCGGTCCACCCACCCCAAGGCACACGCCTGGGAACCTCCCGTGGATATTGTTGAAAGCACGGACGCCGTACAGGTCATCGTGGCACTGCCTGGTGTTCGGCCCGATGATGTCGTCGTGCGCTTCGATCCCCAGGGCATTACTGTCACCGGCCTGCGCCCCGTCCCTGCCGCCCACAACACCCGCATCCATCAGCTGGAAATACCCTACGGCCAGTTTTTGCGCCGCATCAACTTGCCGCTGCATGCGCTGGAGCCCGGCACGCCGCAGCTCGCCAACGGCTGCCTGCTCCTGACCCTGAACAAACTTAGGGAGATCCCATGA
- a CDS encoding pilus assembly protein, protein MLGLLLLSLLLAAWISANWTARLVAARARLTHVADAVAYSGALMQARQLNLLAYIHRAQLGHQVAMAHLVTLIAWGQLASTQGRRRLTGNPPAFLIRRLFGSRFARAYGVTPSGNTSSSYNAAALQASLKRHDAVVHRILADAARQQWGQATRVRDEHMIRILRANYAPGIGVPTMQVLDDNFSRLLAWRSPRQYQGLLAPTLAIMRRFAFLGPRDLTETSGWITQPLCPWQRHHLRRRGKTFLDAQGRWGAHDTLSFHALRSNRWIGCYFREYPMGWAANGASAWQSGRHYVDRPPPDFSSQEFWRWLQQKSGLHAGSGNFLANSYAMRDHIAHAGGAGLPDVLGLARPDAVARFSVRLSTNLAVSDLGLNWSARHLDDAWWRALVFKRSAAAETYFVAPGAGSETPSLFHPYWQARLIAMPATTGVQP, encoded by the coding sequence GTGCTGGGGCTGCTCCTGCTTAGCCTGTTGCTGGCGGCCTGGATATCGGCAAACTGGACTGCGCGGCTGGTTGCGGCGCGCGCACGGCTCACCCATGTGGCGGATGCGGTGGCTTACAGCGGGGCGCTCATGCAGGCCCGCCAACTGAATCTGCTGGCCTATATTCATCGTGCCCAGCTCGGTCACCAGGTTGCCATGGCCCATTTGGTCACGCTCATTGCCTGGGGCCAACTGGCATCCACACAGGGGCGCAGACGGCTCACCGGCAATCCCCCGGCATTCCTGATCAGGCGCTTGTTTGGCTCGCGTTTTGCCCGTGCCTACGGTGTCACACCTTCTGGAAATACGTCCTCTTCCTACAATGCGGCTGCCTTGCAGGCCTCATTGAAACGGCATGATGCAGTCGTTCATCGGATACTGGCTGACGCCGCCAGGCAGCAATGGGGGCAGGCAACTCGGGTTCGCGATGAACACATGATCCGCATTCTGCGGGCCAACTATGCGCCAGGCATCGGGGTTCCCACCATGCAAGTCCTTGATGACAACTTTTCTCGGTTGCTGGCATGGCGGTCGCCGCGTCAGTACCAGGGCTTGCTGGCTCCCACTTTGGCTATCATGCGGCGCTTTGCTTTTCTTGGCCCCCGCGACCTTACCGAAACCAGTGGCTGGATCACTCAACCGCTTTGTCCCTGGCAACGCCATCATCTGCGCCGGCGAGGTAAGACCTTTCTTGATGCGCAGGGCCGCTGGGGCGCCCACGACACCCTGTCTTTTCATGCGTTGCGCAGCAATCGCTGGATAGGCTGCTACTTCAGAGAATATCCCATGGGTTGGGCCGCCAATGGCGCTTCGGCCTGGCAGTCGGGTCGGCACTATGTCGATCGTCCTCCCCCGGATTTTTCATCCCAGGAATTCTGGCGCTGGCTGCAGCAAAAGTCCGGCCTGCATGCGGGGAGCGGAAACTTCCTGGCCAATTCTTATGCCATGCGAGACCACATCGCTCATGCGGGCGGCGCGGGGCTACCCGATGTCCTTGGCCTCGCCCGACCGGACGCCGTTGCCCGGTTCTCGGTCAGACTGAGCACCAATTTGGCGGTTTCCGACCTGGGCCTGAATTGGAGCGCCAGGCATTTGGACGATGCTTGGTGGCGAGCGCTGGTTTTCAAACGCAGCGCCGCGGCCGAGACCTATTTCGTCGCGCCTGGGGCCGGCAGCGAGACCCCTTCTTTGTTTCATCCCTATTGGCAGGCCAGGTTGATCGCCATGCCTGCTACGACCGGAGTTCAACCATGA
- a CDS encoding ATPase, T2SS/T4P/T4SS family has protein sequence MLELTLHYEDGRKQTLKLSAPVLVGRGPHCGVRIANWRVAREHARLRLGAEGWLIEDLGGLGGTYVNGARVVLHGPLSASDDIVIGPCRLQLHLKPSAGAVLPDIRPVCDAALLSCRVALHEALIQVLDLRRRDVAAMSDAMLRQEAAELLGRLLQEGGLDVPDSVNREQLCQSVLDEAVGLGALEPLLEDAAVTEIMVNGPDRIYVECDGRLQRHDGSFSSEQALRHVLERIVAPLGRRIDEAAPMVDARLAGGARVNAVIPPIATRGTCLTIRKFPHRRLSMSDLLQAQALSAGMAAYLEHAVVQRRNIVVSGGTGAGKTTLLNVLSSAIPEHERIITIEDAAELRLSHEHLVALEARPANMEGRGSVEIRDLVRNALRMRPDRIVVGECRGKEAFDMLTAMNTGHEGSLTTLHANSPRDALGRLESMVLMAGLDLPMPAIREYLASCIDLIVQQARGTDGVRRVVAISEVCGIESGTIQLQELFRYEPQRGFMAAEWQAWQEEGA, from the coding sequence ATGCTGGAACTCACGCTGCACTATGAAGACGGGCGCAAGCAGACCCTGAAGCTTTCCGCGCCTGTACTGGTGGGCCGGGGCCCACACTGTGGCGTGCGCATTGCCAACTGGCGTGTTGCCCGAGAGCATGCACGCTTGCGTCTGGGAGCCGAAGGATGGCTCATCGAGGATCTCGGTGGCCTGGGAGGCACTTATGTCAATGGCGCGCGCGTGGTGCTGCACGGGCCGTTGTCGGCCTCTGACGATATCGTCATCGGGCCTTGCCGTCTGCAATTACATTTGAAGCCGTCGGCCGGGGCTGTCCTGCCGGACATTCGCCCTGTCTGTGATGCCGCATTGCTGTCTTGCCGGGTCGCGCTGCATGAGGCCTTGATTCAGGTGCTCGATTTGCGTCGGCGGGATGTGGCTGCGATGAGCGACGCCATGCTGCGCCAGGAGGCAGCGGAGTTGTTGGGCCGTTTGTTGCAAGAGGGGGGGCTGGATGTACCGGATAGCGTAAATCGTGAGCAGCTATGCCAGAGTGTGCTAGACGAAGCGGTCGGCCTGGGGGCGCTGGAGCCTTTGCTGGAAGACGCTGCAGTGACTGAAATCATGGTCAATGGACCCGACCGCATCTATGTCGAGTGTGACGGGCGTCTCCAACGGCACGACGGGTCGTTCAGTAGTGAGCAGGCGCTTCGGCATGTGCTGGAGCGCATTGTGGCTCCTCTGGGCAGGCGTATCGACGAGGCTGCCCCGATGGTCGATGCGCGTCTGGCTGGCGGGGCGAGGGTCAATGCCGTGATTCCTCCTATCGCTACACGCGGCACTTGCCTGACCATTCGCAAGTTCCCCCACCGTCGCCTCAGCATGAGCGATCTGCTGCAGGCGCAGGCCTTGAGCGCCGGAATGGCTGCCTATCTTGAACACGCCGTCGTGCAACGGCGCAATATCGTGGTGTCGGGCGGTACGGGCGCCGGGAAAACCACCTTGCTCAATGTCCTGTCCAGCGCCATCCCCGAGCACGAGCGCATTATCACGATCGAAGATGCTGCCGAATTGCGTCTGTCGCATGAGCATCTCGTGGCGCTGGAGGCCCGGCCTGCAAACATGGAGGGTCGCGGCAGCGTGGAGATCCGTGATCTCGTGCGCAACGCGCTGCGCATGCGTCCTGACCGCATCGTGGTGGGCGAGTGCCGAGGTAAAGAAGCCTTTGACATGTTGACGGCCATGAATACGGGGCACGAAGGGTCATTGACGACGCTGCACGCCAACTCTCCCCGAGACGCTCTGGGGCGTCTTGAGTCGATGGTGCTGATGGCGGGCCTGGATTTGCCCATGCCCGCCATACGCGAGTATCTGGCCTCTTGTATCGACCTGATTGTGCAGCAGGCGCGCGGGACTGATGGCGTGCGGCGCGTGGTCGCGATCTCGGAGGTGTGCGGCATTGAGAGCGGCACGATCCAATTGCAGGAGTTGTTTCGTTATGAGCCGCAACGCGGCTTTATGGCGGCTGAATGGCAGGCCTGGCAGGAGGAAGGGGCATGA